From a region of the Corallococcus coralloides DSM 2259 genome:
- a CDS encoding EcsC family protein — protein MAFYDGVTERLGFMKKLTPAELKKLGSLRLSDLIQGEIGRARVRVAALEKRYPSATTKELAQRLVDEKKSLAGMVGGVSGVFGLISLPADLTFMAYLQLVLLTDVATLYKANLKTDRARGELLDLFGYANGLGPLHRSGPKVLGKLAALLLAKGGMTTLGRAMPLVAAPITAYLNNQHIQMVGEQAVRFYEGFDKAHAKARSARRKAASGE, from the coding sequence ATGGCCTTCTACGACGGCGTGACGGAGCGGCTGGGCTTCATGAAGAAGCTGACCCCCGCGGAGCTGAAGAAGCTGGGGTCGCTGCGCCTGTCGGACCTCATCCAGGGGGAGATCGGCCGGGCGCGCGTGCGCGTGGCGGCGCTGGAGAAGCGCTACCCGTCCGCGACCACCAAGGAGCTGGCGCAGCGGCTGGTGGATGAGAAGAAGAGCCTCGCGGGCATGGTGGGCGGCGTGAGCGGCGTGTTCGGGCTCATCTCGCTGCCGGCGGACCTGACGTTCATGGCGTACCTGCAGCTCGTGCTGCTCACGGACGTGGCCACGCTCTACAAGGCGAACCTCAAGACGGACCGGGCGCGCGGGGAGCTGCTGGACCTGTTCGGCTACGCCAACGGGCTGGGGCCGCTGCACCGCTCCGGACCGAAGGTGCTGGGGAAGCTGGCGGCGCTGCTGCTCGCGAAGGGCGGCATGACGACGCTGGGCCGCGCGATGCCCCTGGTCGCCGCGCCCATCACCGCGTACCTCAACAACCAGCACATCCAGATGGTGGGTGAGCAGGCCGTGCGCTTCTACGAAGGCTTCGACAAGGCGCACGCGAAGGCACGCAGCGCCCGGCGCAAGGCCGCGAGCGGGGAGTAG
- a CDS encoding MarR family transcriptional regulator codes for MTELSAEVRVQVARWRNLLVDAARCGALESPLDALSHPHWEPRELQALWWLRSESLLPVGVLAMRLGGLAMPRLSRLVDRLEDGGLVRRERSVRNDRRRVRVRLTDAGRALADQLDAQVQERMARRLAPLQGETRSALMDVLELWVQALTVQARTAEEVAEENAALASVPDELLRASAA; via the coding sequence ATGACGGAACTCTCGGCGGAGGTGCGCGTGCAGGTCGCGCGGTGGCGGAATCTCCTCGTGGACGCGGCCCGCTGCGGCGCGCTGGAGAGTCCCCTGGACGCCCTGAGCCATCCCCACTGGGAGCCTCGGGAGCTCCAGGCGCTCTGGTGGCTGCGCTCGGAGAGCCTGCTGCCCGTGGGCGTGCTCGCCATGCGCCTGGGGGGACTCGCCATGCCGCGCCTGAGCCGCCTGGTGGACCGGCTGGAGGACGGCGGCCTCGTGCGGCGGGAGCGCTCGGTGCGGAATGATCGCCGGCGCGTGCGCGTGCGCCTCACCGACGCGGGTCGCGCGCTCGCGGATCAGCTGGATGCGCAGGTGCAGGAGCGCATGGCGCGGCGGCTGGCCCCGCTCCAGGGAGAGACGCGCAGCGCGCTGATGGATGTCCTGGAGCTGTGGGTGCAGGCCCTGACCGTCCAGGCCCGCACCGCCGAGGAAGTCGCCGAGGAGAACGCCGCGCTGGCCAGCGTCCCCGACGAGCTTCTAAGGGCGTCGGCCGCCTGA
- a CDS encoding deoxyribonuclease I, translating into MRGSSFLSRVLVLTVLVLPALAQAGSYLRVVSWNLRHEGWAAEQTYLDDAKQLWNQFGANSNSNNGCDLVFLQEVMDAAAATAIATNLTQVSGVTWKAVVTPLIGRSSYKEHYAVLYRTDTVSLLSSTVWTDTGDLFEREPQVVKVRHVPTGADYTFLNWHAVWGTAADRTAEAQAIDGVFASVQSASTTDQDVILVGDHNMACTHASWSQLKGLSPTVTCKLDVATTMNTSGGYANPYDHFWMQDSYVTEFSSTGRDYIANPLDYVTRLSDHAPVWLSLYSNSDTD; encoded by the coding sequence ATGAGAGGGTCGTCCTTCTTGTCGCGCGTCCTGGTGTTGACAGTGCTGGTGCTCCCCGCGTTGGCGCAGGCGGGCTCGTATCTCCGGGTGGTGAGCTGGAACCTCCGCCACGAGGGATGGGCGGCCGAGCAGACCTACCTGGATGACGCGAAGCAGCTGTGGAACCAGTTCGGTGCGAACAGCAACTCGAACAATGGCTGTGACCTGGTGTTCCTCCAGGAGGTGATGGACGCGGCCGCGGCGACGGCCATCGCGACGAACCTGACGCAGGTCTCCGGGGTGACGTGGAAGGCGGTGGTGACGCCGCTCATCGGCCGGTCGTCCTACAAGGAGCACTACGCGGTGCTGTACCGGACGGACACGGTGTCGCTCCTGTCCTCCACGGTGTGGACGGACACGGGGGACCTGTTCGAGCGCGAGCCGCAGGTGGTGAAGGTTCGCCACGTGCCCACGGGCGCGGACTACACGTTCCTCAACTGGCACGCGGTGTGGGGCACGGCGGCGGACCGCACGGCGGAGGCGCAGGCCATCGACGGCGTGTTCGCGTCCGTTCAGTCCGCCAGCACCACGGACCAGGACGTCATCCTCGTGGGCGACCACAACATGGCCTGCACGCACGCGTCCTGGAGCCAGCTGAAGGGGCTGTCGCCCACGGTGACGTGCAAGCTGGACGTGGCCACGACGATGAATACGTCCGGGGGCTACGCCAACCCGTACGACCACTTCTGGATGCAGGACAGCTACGTGACGGAGTTCTCCAGCACCGGCCGCGACTACATCGCGAACCCGCTGGACTACGTCACGCGCCTGTCGGACCACGCGCCGGTGTGGCTGTCCCTGTACTCCAACAGCGACACGGACTGA
- a CDS encoding putative metal-binding motif-containing protein translates to MLKMKRIALGALLSLGLTACGPMEEAPESSFEAQDSQELEAGCTSLGTGITTHACSHAGNPTDHVSVTASATRVTSAPAISTKHKAYDLALPSGAEGSVTYVPATTGSYAFYRTQNVAFTVVNGATSATVPSALTHTVSSSGCSLTYVSVYDLTAGTTYILAAGPASGNALTVVPEFLNDTRTRYYQDADGDGYGNNSVSVLTACTQPSGYTTQRFDCNDTPGSGASIHPGAAEICGNGIDDNCDGSQC, encoded by the coding sequence ATGTTGAAGATGAAGCGCATCGCGCTGGGCGCGTTGTTGTCGCTCGGCCTGACGGCCTGCGGACCGATGGAGGAGGCGCCGGAGTCCTCCTTCGAGGCGCAGGACTCGCAGGAACTGGAGGCCGGCTGCACGTCGCTGGGCACGGGCATCACCACGCACGCGTGCAGCCACGCCGGCAACCCCACGGACCACGTGTCCGTCACGGCGAGCGCCACGCGCGTCACCAGCGCGCCCGCCATCAGCACGAAGCACAAGGCGTACGACCTGGCGCTGCCGTCCGGCGCCGAGGGCTCCGTGACGTACGTGCCGGCCACCACCGGCTCCTACGCGTTCTACCGGACGCAGAACGTGGCCTTCACCGTCGTGAACGGCGCCACCAGCGCCACGGTGCCGTCCGCGCTGACGCACACCGTGTCGTCCTCGGGGTGCTCGCTCACGTACGTGTCCGTCTACGACCTGACGGCGGGCACGACGTACATCCTCGCGGCGGGGCCGGCGTCCGGCAACGCGCTCACCGTGGTGCCGGAGTTCCTCAACGACACGCGCACGCGCTACTACCAGGACGCGGACGGTGACGGGTACGGCAACAACTCCGTGTCCGTCCTCACCGCGTGCACGCAGCCCTCCGGCTACACGACGCAGCGCTTCGACTGCAACGACACGCCGGGCTCCGGAGCCAGCATCCACCCGGGCGCCGCTGAAATCTGTGGCAACGGCATCGACGACAACTGCGACGGGTCCCAGTGCTGA
- a CDS encoding Ig-like domain-containing protein gives MRLSSATFLFATCAALTLTGCDDDDPIVTPDAGTSTDAGSDAGTGTDAGMTASTATVTTSSPTEGETDVYPLEMYLDASGQTPVIAFRKVLTLTFSEPMDPSIAQVTLHDRTDTTVPARVLTGTWSDDARTLTVTVPRTEESTRPLEVSTHHALSLDALKDAAGLALSAATVGLGGDTALDFTTGERAPELEHACTHTLVNTPEAVTAGRTPFDFPPDTHTGHARYDVTLRPGEAGFGGYTGFISDPENAEHVTLYLNQEVPTKVTNDTAGTDVASVLAPARFICAGITHTLTFTSEPGDQIHLFQFGPVATERIQFVLERE, from the coding sequence ATGCGTCTCTCCTCCGCCACCTTCCTGTTCGCCACCTGCGCCGCCCTCACGCTGACCGGCTGCGATGACGACGACCCCATCGTCACGCCGGACGCGGGCACCTCGACAGACGCGGGCTCCGATGCCGGCACCGGTACCGACGCCGGCATGACCGCGTCCACCGCCACCGTCACCACCTCCAGCCCCACCGAGGGCGAGACGGATGTCTACCCGCTGGAGATGTACCTGGACGCATCCGGACAGACGCCGGTCATCGCCTTCCGCAAGGTGCTGACGCTCACCTTCAGCGAGCCCATGGATCCATCCATTGCCCAGGTCACGCTGCACGACCGCACGGACACCACCGTCCCCGCCCGCGTCCTCACCGGCACCTGGTCCGACGACGCGCGCACGCTCACCGTCACGGTGCCGCGCACCGAGGAGAGCACCCGGCCGCTGGAGGTCTCCACGCACCACGCCCTGTCGCTGGACGCGCTGAAGGACGCGGCCGGACTCGCGCTGTCAGCGGCCACCGTGGGGCTCGGTGGAGACACCGCGCTGGACTTCACCACCGGCGAGCGGGCCCCGGAGCTGGAGCACGCGTGCACGCACACGCTCGTCAACACGCCGGAGGCGGTCACCGCGGGCCGCACGCCCTTCGACTTCCCGCCCGACACGCACACCGGCCACGCGCGCTACGACGTCACCCTGCGCCCGGGTGAGGCGGGCTTCGGCGGCTACACGGGCTTCATCTCCGACCCGGAGAACGCCGAGCACGTCACGCTCTACCTGAACCAGGAGGTCCCCACGAAGGTCACCAACGACACGGCGGGGACGGACGTGGCGTCGGTGCTCGCCCCCGCGCGGTTCATCTGCGCCGGCATCACGCACACGCTGACGTTCACGTCGGAGCCGGGGGATCAGATCCACCTGTTCCAGTTCGGCCCCGTGGCCACGGAGCGCATCCAGTTCGTGCTGGAGCGCGAATAG
- a CDS encoding Uma2 family endonuclease: protein MRHAATRRTLAPYEEVQTLPHYLVGEALDGVLYVSSPPIARKQGMTPLLGRAPEGWWWTSEPRLLLGEDVLVPDLAGWMSGRPPTLPDGSFIDHVPDWICEVLTPATAKLDLTIKLPRYARAGIRNAWIINPVHRVVEVFRQDHERWVLLNTFVSEDRVRADPFGKAELVLAPFWTQV, encoded by the coding sequence ATGCGCCACGCCGCTACCCGAAGGACGCTCGCCCCCTACGAGGAAGTGCAGACGCTGCCCCACTATCTGGTGGGCGAAGCACTGGATGGCGTCCTCTACGTCTCGTCGCCACCCATCGCGCGCAAGCAGGGCATGACGCCGCTGTTGGGACGCGCGCCGGAGGGCTGGTGGTGGACCTCCGAGCCCCGGCTGCTGTTGGGTGAGGACGTGCTCGTCCCGGACCTGGCGGGCTGGATGAGCGGACGGCCGCCGACCCTGCCCGATGGCTCGTTCATCGACCACGTGCCGGATTGGATCTGCGAGGTGCTGACGCCCGCCACCGCGAAGCTGGACCTGACCATCAAGCTGCCACGCTACGCCCGCGCGGGCATCCGCAACGCCTGGATCATCAATCCCGTGCACCGCGTGGTGGAGGTGTTCCGCCAGGACCACGAGCGCTGGGTGCTGCTGAACACCTTCGTGAGCGAGGACCGCGTGCGCGCCGACCCCTTCGGCAAGGCGGAGCTGGTGCTGGCGCCATTCTGGACGCAGGTGTGA